The proteins below come from a single Triticum aestivum cultivar Chinese Spring chromosome 5D, IWGSC CS RefSeq v2.1, whole genome shotgun sequence genomic window:
- the LOC123122550 gene encoding RING-H2 finger protein ATL80: MPRHLLQQSVDRLAALAAPPAAAMARGGTSVHTDTLLILAAVLCFLLCVLGLAMVARCSRLCNPSAFSVDAPGPVAAPCKGIKKKALQALPTVSWRRQQSTEADEEEGERAECAICLAEFAPGDEVRVLPTCGHGFHAACVDVWLLSNSTCPSCRRALVVAAAQLPAVTESPPPQTCCARADAVAAAQASVVW; this comes from the coding sequence ATGCCGCGCCACCTGCTGCAGCAGTCCGTCGACCGCCTCGCCGCGCTGGCCGCGCCTCCGGCGGCCGCCATGGCACGCGGCGGGACGAGCGTGCATACGGACACGCTGCTCATCCTGGCGGCGGTGCTCTGCTTCCTGCTCTGCGTGCTCGGGCTGGCCATGGTGGCCCGGTGCTCCCGCCTGTGCAACCCCTCCGCCTTCTCCGTGGACGCGCCGGGGCCAGTCGCGGCGCCATGCAAGGGGATCAAGAAGAAGGCGCTGCAAGCGCTGCCGACCGTGTCCTGGCGGCGACAGCAGAGCAcggaggcggacgaggaggagggggagcgggcGGAGTGCGCCATCTGCCTGGCGGAGTTCGCGCCCGGGGACGAGGTGCGCGTGCTCCCGACGTGCGGCCACGGCTTCCACGCCGCCTGCGTCGACGTCTGGCTGCTTTCCAACTCCACCTGCCCCTCCTGCCGCCGCGCCCTCGTCGTCGCGGCTGCCCAATTGCCAGCGGTCACCGAGTCTCCCCCTCCTCAAACGTGCTGTGCGCGCGCCGACGCCGTCGCGGCTGCACAGGCCTCGGTCGTATGGTAG